The sequence GTCTATATAAAACTGATAGCCAAAGCTTAAATATTTTCCCCAGGTAGCTAATTCTCCACTCATAGGGCATGAGGCCCCAACTTTAATTTCTTCTACTACTGGACGAGGTGGCGGTACCATAGTAATGTAAACTATAACGCCGACTATTACTATCACAATAATGATTATCGCCAGAATTATTGCCTGGATTCTCGTTATCGCTTTTCTATCCATACTATTTCTCCTCACTAATCATTTGAGATAAAAAGTTTTTAAGTTTTTCCCTCTCCTCTCTAATGATAACAATTTCGAAGCATTATGGATTATCAAGTTTTAACTTAGGGTATAATGGGTTATGAGCTTAGCATATTATTAAGCTTGTCTTAGCTTTCTTTAGCGTTTTTAGGATAATAAGAGTAAGGTTATTTCAAGGTATATATCCAATTGCATCTATTTCTATTAGAAACTCCGGTTTTGCCAAGCTTGAGACTACCGCAACCGTGCTTGCTGGAGGGTTTTCAACTAACCGAGGAGCATATTTTTTGTAATATTCTAATTCTGTTTTTCGCATGCGGGGATAATCCTCTAAATTTTTAAGAAATATCATTGTCTTTACAATGTTATTCATAGAGCTGCCGGCTTCTTCCATAGCTCTCCTAACTTTGTCGAGGGCGTTAATCATTTGCTCCTCAAAAGTCGGGGGTATCTCCAGAGTTTCATCATTTTGACCCTGACACCCAGAGATGAATA is a genomic window of Candidatus Bathyarchaeia archaeon containing:
- a CDS encoding RidA family protein codes for the protein MGVRAERFKIKDEVRYYPEYWAGKKLAYPHVPPEHPKFSRSVVVGNLIFISGCQGQNDETLEIPPTFEEQMINALDKVRRAMEEAGSSMNNIVKTMIFLKNLEDYPRMRKTELEYYKKYAPRLVENPPASTVAVVSSLAKPEFLIEIDAIGYIP